The Ptiloglossa arizonensis isolate GNS036 chromosome 2, iyPtiAriz1_principal, whole genome shotgun sequence sequence TAATTACTTtctaatagaaatttaaaagtttatacaaaattatgaaaaatcattttattgtaTATTAATGTGTTTTTGTTCCCTAAACAAGTTTCAAAGTTAGTAAAGACATAATTTGTTATGTAATATCTCTAATTTGATATTGAATAGACTAATCAGGAAATGATCAACTTTTCAGGCTTTTGAATATAAATAGAAAGCAAATAATGCGAAGAAACTAGCAAAGAATTTTAATCAACACTTAAAACATGACTTTTCAACTCCTTACATACTAAGCcacagaaatatttttccactttATTCATATGGAATAGTGACAAATATATTCAATATCCATTATGAAtccttaaaataattatttatattattcttataAAAAGTGTATGTACCTTAACTGGACTTACGTCACACATAAACACATTACACACAAAATTATGGATATTATAAATCCTACAAATAAATCTGAAATTGTAAATGGCGATATCTTTAAAAAAGTTATGCCAAAATAAAACGCATATACTATATTACATAATGCTTAAAAATCTTCTTTAACATATGCATGTACAttttcatatacatacatacacgttATTCCGAAAGTATTTCCAACATTTATAAAGcattttagaaaattataacttaaaaaaaaacattaaatttttcgtattttattatttagaatttatttatattgcaGAAACTGTATTGTGCACTCAAAAATTCAACCAAATTCTTATTATTTGTAATACCTTAATTATATCGTGCTAGAACAGCAATTTCATCCAtactttatttaataattaatttacgtTTACATTATATATCCTACATTCATTCAATTTTAATCAGTAGATATTTTAGTGCGCTTACGATGATAGTTTCTTGCCAATGAATGAATAATTGTCACTAAAAAGTAACCCACCATCAACATTACAAATTTATCAAACAACCATGAAATTGTTGTTGCTCCATCCtgaaaatagaataaatataataaacagaAAATAAACTTATTTTCAAATACGTGAGACAAAATATGATTAATTTAAGTTAAAAAAGCATACCGTGGATGTCTTATcatgtaatttttgtttttgttcaATAAGATATTTTTTCAATGGCTCTTGGAACTTTGAACCAATATATGGAACAATTgccaataatttaataaatttatctaGAAGTTCCTCATTAAAAGCTATAATTACTGCTAACTGTTGAATGTGCATTTTTATAACAGCTTTTCCTATAAGTGTTGCACCAAAGAATGTCCAGAAGGGAATTAGGTAATGACCACATGTCAAGCCGGCGAGATCGAATAATGGATTGGGAATCTACAAATGATTTCTTTTGCTAAAAACAGATCACTAATTTTTCATAGAATACGAACATGTaattaatgtaaaatgtatCAGGAGAAATTTATGAATGCataaaaactataaaaatatattatcctATAAAAATATGTTGGATTGCAAGAaaacaatgtaaaatataatgttATAAAAAGTAATTTACTTACTGAAGCACAAGCAAGGATTCCCCAGAAACCTGCtttttgtacaaaatgtttCATAGTTATTTTTATACGTATCAGAAATGATACATTTTCACCATTTTCTAAAGCTTCTAAAGTTTCTAATTCTTTCAAGTCTTCTTGATCAAATTTTTCATTCCTATTATTCTGTCGGCTAGTCCGAGCAGCTCTGGCCATAAAATATGGTGGTAGTTCACCAACAGCAGTACCAGCACCCCAAAGCATAGCTTCTATACGTActtttttcataatatttaatatcccTGCTGTCCACATTGGATCAATTGTCGTTGGACATATTATTTGATCAGGATATGGTGGTTCAGGAAAGTTCAAAGCACCACATTCATATGCAGCCATAGTAACAGCTGCTATATGTGGCCCTAAATAAAGTACAAAAGTATGTAAGCCTGTGCCAAGACCTACACTGGAAAGTACACCTAAACCTATCCAATAGAACCACCAAATCAGTTTTGTTTCCCATGCTTTTAAAAtctgaaaatatgaaaatatttcataattttagtTTCtatctaaaattaataaaaaaaactatctATAAGTTATATAAGATCGGTATTATTccacattttacatttttcacggaaaaagaatgaaaatatagaaaataaataatcataatcaaaattatttaaattcgttAATTTGTTTATGTAATATATCGTTAAATCTTAAATTCGGGttacattttttcaaaaattttattgaatttaatattagttgtatatatttttatgtacttTTACCATAAAACATAAGCTGAAAGAGCCAAAAAATTATTAAGACATAAAAACATTACAACAAATACTAATTTCATTCTCTTATTAGGGAATATTATTAATCTACGCACCGATTGCAATGAAACTTCGTAGGAAATAGGGAACCGAAAAATAAATGACACGTGTGTTGTCGTTTGCGTAGGTAGTTAATGGCTTTAGGAGATATAGTATACTCCGGACAAGTGTACGAATGTTACTCTGAATAATTGAATCGGAGTGATTCCCACAACTGTTCTTTTTATTCACGTCCGGGGCTGCAAGCAAAAGTAACAAGTTACATATGCAAGCAATATCAAATTTCTTTCACTAGtgaagattaaaatttttaatgttttccaTTATATCTTCTTGAGAGTATTATCAACTGATCGCAGCGATTTTCCGgtaaaaatgaatccaaaccgACCTCGTTCAAACTATTCTTATTATATATGTGTAATTAATGAAAcccaatttttattttgttctttGTACTATAACATACATTGTGAAAGATAATACTCTTTATTCAAATTACTGAAATTAAAAAgagacaaaattataaaaatagttttaaaaatatttataaaagctTTCAAATGTTTTGAGTTAAAACAAACAAGGCAATATGAGTAAATTCATGATACATTAAAAAAACAGCAGGtttcacttaaaaaaaaaaaaaaacatgatgAAAAATCAAATAATCGTTTCCGCATAGAGCTTGAGTAAAAGAAATTAATCTTGTGAG is a genomic window containing:
- the LOC143143154 gene encoding vacuole membrane protein 1 isoform X1; amino-acid sequence: MELLVSNQLKSNMLENTTAIQRVKDSTPINGAQRNIGKKKSLTPFSEDQYVSNNEFYIDPEHLTLWQHPFTTLNYFFRELFVNILSLGKKTLHYRRTVLSIVLIIILYVILSKTVGPHQEILKAWETKLIWWFYWIGLGVLSSVGLGTGLHTFVLYLGPHIAAVTMAAYECGALNFPEPPYPDQIICPTTIDPMWTAGILNIMKKVRIEAMLWGAGTAVGELPPYFMARAARTSRQNNRNEKFDQEDLKELETLEALENGENVSFLIRIKITMKHFVQKAGFWGILACASIPNPLFDLAGLTCGHYLIPFWTFFGATLIGKAVIKMHIQQLAVIIAFNEELLDKFIKLLAIVPYIGSKFQEPLKKYLIEQKQKLHDKTSTDGATTISWLFDKFVMLMVGYFLVTIIHSLARNYHRKRTKISTD
- the LOC143143154 gene encoding vacuole membrane protein 1 isoform X2, with the translated sequence MLENTTAIQRVKDSTPINGAQRNIGKKKSLTPFSEDQYVSNNEFYIDPEHLTLWQHPFTTLNYFFRELFVNILSLGKKTLHYRRTVLSIVLIIILYVILSKTVGPHQEILKAWETKLIWWFYWIGLGVLSSVGLGTGLHTFVLYLGPHIAAVTMAAYECGALNFPEPPYPDQIICPTTIDPMWTAGILNIMKKVRIEAMLWGAGTAVGELPPYFMARAARTSRQNNRNEKFDQEDLKELETLEALENGENVSFLIRIKITMKHFVQKAGFWGILACASIPNPLFDLAGLTCGHYLIPFWTFFGATLIGKAVIKMHIQQLAVIIAFNEELLDKFIKLLAIVPYIGSKFQEPLKKYLIEQKQKLHDKTSTDGATTISWLFDKFVMLMVGYFLVTIIHSLARNYHRKRTKISTD